The Sedimentisphaera salicampi genome includes a region encoding these proteins:
- a CDS encoding DNA-binding transcriptional regulator has protein sequence MKKILITIDTSRASGRKFLAGVERYCSNYSDWQVLVNPPAYINSPKSAYSSAVGVKDFDGLLIYDPSRLSEFLGSRVPKVILDTQIEYAKGESTIVVSSFEVGRTAADYFIGKGFQNFAYCGFSELPWSGKRFEGFCKTLASNGISEDKIGLKDFQQCHFFPEEIRQTAEWLKGLPRPLGIFTCNDDRAVYILEACKIAGLEVPEEAAVLGVDNDELVCRLSSPSLSSIELNFENAGFKAAGHLEELTEGRSKTKVIEITPVEIIERQSTDVFAIKNPCIQKAMIYIRQNFKKAITVQDVAEQCCVSRRTIERLFRKHLNKSVKHEIRKLRIELIKKKLLYTDLPVSRIAEDLEFCEPDHLSRYFKKAAGETPANFRKNNKQFS, from the coding sequence TTGAAAAAGATTCTGATTACAATAGACACTTCAAGGGCCTCGGGCAGGAAATTTCTTGCAGGTGTTGAGAGATACTGCTCAAACTATTCAGACTGGCAGGTGCTTGTAAATCCGCCGGCATATATCAATTCGCCCAAATCCGCATACAGCTCAGCAGTAGGGGTGAAGGATTTTGACGGCCTGCTTATCTATGATCCGTCCCGATTATCAGAATTTCTCGGTTCGAGAGTTCCCAAGGTAATACTGGACACGCAGATAGAATACGCAAAAGGAGAATCTACTATTGTGGTCAGCTCCTTCGAGGTTGGCCGGACTGCTGCTGATTATTTTATCGGGAAAGGGTTTCAAAATTTCGCCTACTGCGGATTCTCCGAGCTGCCGTGGTCAGGGAAGCGTTTTGAAGGCTTCTGCAAAACCCTCGCCTCCAACGGAATTTCTGAAGATAAGATTGGATTAAAGGATTTTCAGCAGTGCCATTTTTTCCCCGAAGAGATAAGGCAGACAGCAGAATGGCTCAAGGGGCTGCCCAGGCCTCTTGGCATATTTACATGCAACGACGACAGGGCTGTTTACATCCTTGAGGCATGCAAGATTGCGGGGCTTGAAGTTCCGGAGGAGGCTGCTGTTTTGGGGGTAGATAATGATGAGCTTGTTTGCAGGCTCTCTTCGCCATCGCTTTCGAGCATTGAACTCAATTTCGAGAATGCCGGCTTCAAGGCTGCCGGACACCTTGAGGAACTTACAGAAGGAAGATCCAAGACGAAGGTGATAGAGATAACGCCGGTTGAAATAATTGAGAGACAGTCAACAGATGTTTTCGCCATTAAAAATCCCTGCATCCAGAAGGCAATGATCTACATCAGGCAAAACTTCAAAAAAGCGATCACCGTTCAGGATGTTGCCGAGCAATGCTGCGTTTCAAGAAGAACGATTGAAAGGCTCTTTAGAAAACATTTGAATAAATCGGTTAAACACGAAATCAGGAAACTCAGAATCGAGCTGATAAAGAAAAAACTTCTCTACACTGATTTGCCGGTATCTCGGATAGCGGAAGATTTAGAATTCTGCGAGCCGGACCATCTCTCGAGGTATTTCAAGAAGGCAGCAGGAGAAACCCCCGCAAATTTCCGGAAAAACAACAAACAATTCAGCTGA
- a CDS encoding glycoside hydrolase family 2 protein, producing MKFKGFVFLAFSAVFLSGCMTGKENQKLTVAGVDNPVISLNGVWKFSIDPPEKFWQKGLDTSDWADIKVPGECQMQGFPIKADTPFAYRQSFEVPEDFSGKKISLDFHGVYSYARVWVNGEFLREHFGGFTKWSCDITDLAEPGQTAELAVEVVDRSDDISGASDYAKHNIGGILRDVELSAVPVQHFEKLHIETELDEKYKDAQLKINYSLSRSEPSDVLFRLLDDHGQVIKKEKLAEAQKQGTVLMDIQSPRKWNSESPYLYTLSAEIVEGGRVLYRCPEKVGFREVEVRGEKLYVNGDEVRLRGANRHDLHPELGRCATAKYDKLDALLAKQANMNFIRTSHYPPTERFLDYCDRYGIYVEDESAICFQYKGTSQNKDKFTSRYLSQLREMVNNHRNHPSVIIWSVGNESTYGKNFQKSYDWIKANDKTRPVMFSFPNTVPDKKKVYDILSLHYPKWHGNDKVQGFPIKDFDRSGMPVIYDEWAHVACYCTDSLRVEPNIRAFWERSLDKMYANLLKSGSGAGGAIWGMIDETFFLPEGLPGRGEIWDNQGKNGSTEARGPAIGYGGWGIVDPWRRKKPEFWRTKKAYSPVKILEKQVDEFTSGEQLKLKVHNRFNHTSLSEVAAEWQYMGKSGFAFSDIDAGEEGLLSLPALNWQGGTELSVKFFKDRRLLDRYNIRIGEQGSKLPAIKEDGKITLQRSSSQTRARGENFELVLDKEDGLIKDLKIGGELVIKSGPHLNIKIFEKLGWNSPIKALAGKKWEVESSSCSVKKGVFLADIKGSAGKISAEFKFRINAAGVAEIECKATGLPEGKHIKEAGFKFITADAEKVSWDREGYFTAYPENDLSPQKGSADLSYAPEMKYRKKPEHLWVYDTQDFFYFGTDKRFPLSRLARGLKENIYRYSVFYEGGGRLDVLSDANLGCRYKREAGKDTLIINSIWDYPDLQWGNYAKFIKTKSSFSAKAVIELKQDL from the coding sequence ATGAAATTCAAGGGATTTGTTTTTTTAGCTTTTTCGGCTGTCTTTCTCAGCGGATGTATGACAGGCAAAGAGAACCAGAAGCTTACAGTGGCGGGAGTGGACAACCCTGTAATATCGCTTAACGGCGTGTGGAAATTTTCCATAGACCCTCCCGAAAAATTCTGGCAGAAAGGCTTAGACACCTCAGACTGGGCTGATATCAAAGTTCCGGGAGAGTGTCAGATGCAGGGATTTCCGATAAAAGCAGACACCCCCTTTGCATACAGGCAGAGCTTTGAAGTGCCCGAAGATTTCAGCGGCAAAAAGATCTCGCTGGATTTCCACGGGGTTTACAGCTACGCACGAGTATGGGTGAATGGTGAGTTTTTGCGGGAACACTTTGGCGGCTTTACCAAATGGAGCTGCGATATAACAGACCTTGCAGAGCCCGGACAAACAGCCGAGCTTGCAGTGGAGGTGGTTGACAGAAGCGATGATATCTCCGGAGCAAGCGATTATGCAAAGCATAACATTGGCGGTATTCTAAGAGATGTTGAGCTCAGCGCTGTGCCTGTTCAGCATTTTGAAAAGCTGCATATCGAAACAGAGCTGGACGAAAAATATAAGGACGCGCAGCTGAAAATAAACTACAGCCTTTCCCGCTCAGAGCCCTCTGATGTGCTCTTCAGGCTTTTAGACGATCATGGCCAAGTGATAAAAAAAGAGAAGCTCGCTGAGGCACAAAAACAGGGCACTGTATTGATGGATATCCAGTCTCCAAGGAAATGGAACAGCGAAAGTCCATACCTCTACACGCTCTCAGCAGAGATTGTCGAAGGGGGCAGGGTTTTATATCGCTGCCCGGAGAAAGTGGGCTTCAGGGAAGTGGAAGTTAGAGGCGAGAAGCTTTATGTAAATGGCGATGAGGTAAGGCTTAGAGGTGCCAACCGGCACGATCTGCACCCCGAGCTTGGAAGATGCGCAACCGCAAAATATGACAAGCTCGATGCCCTGCTCGCAAAACAGGCAAATATGAATTTCATCAGAACATCTCATTACCCCCCAACAGAGAGATTCCTGGACTACTGCGATCGTTACGGGATTTATGTGGAGGATGAATCGGCTATATGCTTCCAGTACAAAGGCACCTCGCAGAATAAGGATAAATTTACCAGCCGCTATCTATCTCAGCTGAGGGAAATGGTAAACAACCACCGCAATCACCCGAGCGTGATAATATGGTCTGTGGGCAATGAAAGCACCTACGGAAAGAATTTCCAGAAATCCTACGACTGGATCAAAGCCAACGATAAAACAAGGCCGGTGATGTTCAGCTTCCCAAACACCGTGCCGGATAAAAAGAAGGTGTACGACATCCTAAGCCTGCATTATCCAAAGTGGCACGGCAATGATAAAGTGCAGGGCTTTCCAATCAAAGATTTCGACCGCAGCGGGATGCCCGTTATATATGATGAATGGGCGCATGTTGCCTGCTACTGCACCGACAGCCTCAGGGTAGAGCCGAACATAAGGGCGTTTTGGGAGAGAAGCCTTGATAAGATGTATGCCAATCTGCTCAAATCAGGAAGCGGTGCAGGCGGAGCGATCTGGGGGATGATAGACGAAACATTCTTCCTGCCTGAAGGCCTGCCCGGCAGGGGAGAGATCTGGGATAATCAGGGCAAGAACGGCAGCACTGAGGCCCGCGGCCCAGCAATCGGTTATGGCGGATGGGGGATAGTGGATCCTTGGAGGAGGAAGAAGCCGGAATTTTGGAGAACCAAGAAGGCATACTCGCCTGTGAAGATTCTCGAAAAGCAGGTTGATGAATTTACCTCGGGCGAACAGCTCAAGCTGAAAGTGCATAACAGATTCAACCATACCAGCCTCAGCGAAGTCGCTGCTGAATGGCAGTATATGGGCAAATCAGGATTTGCATTTTCAGATATAGATGCCGGCGAAGAAGGCCTGCTGTCTCTGCCTGCATTGAACTGGCAGGGCGGAACCGAGCTTTCAGTCAAGTTCTTCAAAGACAGGAGGCTTCTCGACAGATACAACATTCGAATCGGAGAACAGGGCAGTAAACTCCCTGCAATAAAAGAAGACGGCAAGATAACTCTCCAGAGAAGCTCTTCGCAAACGAGAGCCAGAGGCGAGAACTTTGAGCTCGTTTTAGATAAAGAGGACGGCCTGATAAAAGACCTCAAAATTGGCGGCGAGCTGGTTATAAAATCCGGGCCGCATCTGAATATCAAAATCTTTGAAAAACTCGGATGGAACAGCCCGATAAAAGCCCTTGCCGGCAAGAAATGGGAAGTGGAGTCTTCGAGCTGTTCAGTTAAGAAGGGCGTTTTTCTGGCAGATATAAAGGGCAGCGCAGGGAAGATTTCAGCGGAATTCAAATTCCGGATTAACGCAGCGGGCGTTGCAGAGATTGAATGCAAAGCGACAGGTCTGCCTGAGGGCAAACACATAAAAGAAGCGGGCTTTAAATTCATCACAGCGGATGCCGAAAAGGTGAGCTGGGACAGGGAAGGCTATTTCACGGCTTATCCGGAAAACGATCTTTCCCCTCAAAAGGGCTCAGCAGATCTTTCTTATGCCCCTGAGATGAAATACAGGAAAAAGCCCGAACACCTCTGGGTATATGATACGCAGGACTTCTTCTATTTCGGCACCGACAAGCGTTTTCCGCTTAGCAGGCTCGCCCGCGGGCTAAAGGAAAATATCTACCGCTATTCTGTCTTTTACGAAGGCGGCGGGCGGCTGGATGTGTTGAGCGATGCGAATCTCGGCTGCCGATACAAAAGAGAGGCCGGCAAAGATACACTTATCATAAACAGTATCTGGGACTACCCCGACCTGCAATGGGGCAACTACGCAAAGTTTATAAAAACAAAGAGCAGCTTCTCTGCAAAGGCTGTAATAGAGCTTAAGCAAGACCTTTAG
- a CDS encoding uroporphyrinogen decarboxylase family protein — protein MDMRENMLSLYRREGYEKAPAGFNLCPSKIEEFQRKHPEAESYQDYFEFPYRIVVDPGFGWAFENNGLLPERNVDWNEFYPEGFSHRVDFDIWGVAHEENPNSMHMTQMHHPMQDFDSVEQIENYPWPDFTGVDFEQFADSCRNIRSRGLAVFVWMECTIWETAWYIRGMDNLMLDMTMGDPKASRLLDIITEKACYRAEKFAAMDSDILGLGDDIGMQNTTIMSPEMYREWLQPRLKKVIDAAKSVNPDILISYHSCGKATGLIPELIEAGIDILNPVQPECMDFEKVHADFGDKISFNGTIGTQQLMPFGTPQEVKDQVKKNLDIAGQKGGLFCCPSHVIEPEVPWENIEAYVEACREYK, from the coding sequence ATGGATATGCGCGAAAATATGCTCAGCTTATACAGGCGTGAGGGCTATGAGAAGGCCCCGGCAGGCTTTAATCTATGCCCGAGCAAGATTGAAGAGTTTCAAAGGAAACATCCTGAGGCCGAGAGCTATCAGGATTATTTCGAATTTCCTTACCGAATCGTTGTGGACCCGGGCTTTGGTTGGGCTTTTGAAAATAACGGCCTTCTGCCTGAGAGAAACGTTGACTGGAATGAATTCTATCCCGAGGGCTTCAGCCACCGCGTAGATTTCGATATCTGGGGAGTTGCCCATGAGGAGAACCCAAATTCAATGCATATGACTCAGATGCACCACCCTATGCAGGATTTTGATTCTGTTGAGCAGATTGAGAATTACCCCTGGCCGGATTTCACAGGAGTTGACTTTGAGCAGTTTGCGGATTCCTGCAGAAATATAAGAAGCAGGGGGCTCGCTGTTTTTGTGTGGATGGAGTGTACGATCTGGGAAACGGCATGGTATATACGGGGCATGGATAATCTGATGCTTGATATGACTATGGGCGACCCTAAAGCCTCGAGGCTTCTGGATATCATCACTGAAAAGGCCTGCTACAGAGCGGAGAAGTTTGCGGCAATGGATTCGGATATCCTCGGGCTCGGAGATGATATCGGTATGCAGAATACAACGATTATGTCTCCTGAGATGTATCGTGAGTGGCTTCAGCCGCGTTTGAAAAAGGTGATTGATGCTGCCAAATCGGTAAATCCCGACATCCTCATAAGCTATCATTCCTGCGGGAAAGCCACAGGCCTGATCCCTGAACTTATAGAGGCCGGGATAGACATCTTAAACCCCGTGCAGCCTGAATGTATGGATTTTGAAAAGGTTCACGCAGATTTTGGCGACAAGATCTCTTTCAACGGTACTATAGGCACTCAGCAGCTTATGCCTTTTGGAACGCCGCAGGAGGTTAAGGATCAGGTGAAGAAGAATCTGGATATAGCAGGGCAGAAGGGCGGGCTGTTTTGCTGCCCATCGCATGTTATCGAGCCGGAGGTGCCTTGGGAGAATATAGAAGCCTATGTTGAGGCTTGCAGGGAATACAAATAA
- a CDS encoding LamG-like jellyroll fold domain-containing protein translates to MKKTYGFIITILALCSFAMAAESSWTFVGWADPHYEAADLTGNNPAGTPAAEGYPDATQGYNGTSDLVEQHIADRISQMADHNPEAVLIPGDLASYRFDSDWAKAAFAPGGTYEETIQNAADIYNGQWYYRFASQMPLVLIAVGDHEIGDNNWNVGQPISYLVDDFRLSLAQTFNMDATGNFRFDDPIGSVSSRPLGTPYENTSYAKQVRNALFISVDVFRQDSPEKQLNVISGSVTADVSGSHLTWLENVLDAAENESSIDHVFVLGHTPVLEPVRKWVSSGMMFDERGDSDFWSALRRCSKVRAYFAGEVHTETASKDTESDILQIVHKGYLKADVYEDKVEFTNYRFQNTSAGYTEKYWSKNAVKSWNKKAAPEIMNGSIIADYSGSKASFTASGILELMDQKGLLVHYSFDDELEPKITNHGSMKTEMYGGVKQGVSFGSGIMGTAGVFNSDAHLTTKKGIAPVTGSEPRTVSAWIKTASSDHMTIGGWGGAKGGIQGKFNFDLNNGKIGLSAENTQTRAAGSPDLADGKWHHVAAAFPGRPEGKDKFKDLIFYVDGQKYPAATNSEDILMTSGSVNNLYVGKAARDHGPYFEGSIDEFAIWGSKLSDGKIESLFAGAESETLGYNASDMEKLFDLFNQKSGSVFVKGRRWQCASGLSGSPGDLVTHNSEPAFVLDQQGNGVVGEITDMITILQQPEDAAGIDGKEITLSVSAVGAEPIEYQWYYSQDSARSEDDQQAGSESTIELALSQQNEGFYYCKLQNPEGSAYTDIVSVRLANKMAHWTLDNDSSGFDGSSYLDISSYGEKRDAVVEGSADFADGACAQLGQSAFIQKNDGYAYAGPWNPLETTGKMTMTMWLKWKENLGNWQVVTGKKDSDGELYRLSIKPDESLLNLGKSSGAKVFAPGPLPEGEWVFVAFTLDSTAADPVGSIYMITEDEGLKTSYSETSLGVKTDADFGVGSVRASSSFNGWLDDVRVYDDVLDQNSITTIYYQSCGKPVCNPDSLLFDTSGPNGEPDCIVNLYDYASLCLSWLDCSLLPSEACSN, encoded by the coding sequence ATGAAGAAAACTTACGGCTTTATAATTACGATTTTAGCTTTATGTTCATTCGCAATGGCTGCTGAAAGCAGTTGGACATTCGTAGGCTGGGCGGATCCGCATTATGAAGCAGCAGACCTTACGGGAAACAATCCTGCAGGCACGCCGGCAGCAGAAGGCTACCCCGACGCTACTCAAGGATACAACGGCACATCTGATTTGGTGGAGCAGCATATTGCAGACAGGATCTCGCAGATGGCGGATCACAATCCCGAAGCCGTGCTTATCCCGGGAGACCTTGCGAGCTACCGCTTCGATTCAGATTGGGCAAAGGCTGCCTTCGCGCCCGGCGGAACATATGAAGAGACCATACAGAACGCTGCTGATATCTACAACGGCCAATGGTACTACCGCTTTGCCTCGCAGATGCCTCTGGTTTTAATAGCTGTGGGCGATCATGAAATTGGCGATAACAACTGGAATGTCGGCCAGCCGATTTCTTATCTTGTTGATGATTTCCGGCTCTCTTTAGCTCAGACTTTCAATATGGATGCCACGGGAAACTTCCGTTTTGATGACCCCATTGGCTCAGTGAGCTCAAGGCCTTTAGGCACGCCCTACGAGAACACTTCCTATGCCAAGCAGGTTCGCAATGCCCTTTTCATTTCGGTTGATGTATTCCGGCAGGACTCGCCGGAAAAGCAGCTGAATGTAATCTCAGGTTCGGTAACTGCAGACGTGAGCGGGTCGCACCTAACATGGCTGGAGAATGTGCTGGATGCCGCTGAGAATGAGTCTTCAATTGACCACGTGTTTGTTTTAGGGCATACGCCAGTACTTGAGCCCGTGAGGAAATGGGTTTCAAGCGGTATGATGTTTGATGAACGGGGCGATTCGGATTTCTGGTCAGCGCTTCGCAGATGCAGCAAGGTTCGTGCATATTTCGCAGGCGAGGTGCATACAGAAACAGCTTCCAAGGATACCGAAAGCGATATCCTGCAGATAGTTCACAAGGGCTATCTCAAGGCTGATGTTTATGAGGACAAGGTAGAGTTTACAAATTACAGATTTCAGAACACAAGCGCCGGCTACACAGAGAAGTACTGGTCTAAGAACGCAGTGAAAAGCTGGAATAAAAAGGCTGCTCCGGAAATTATGAACGGCTCTATAATCGCTGATTATTCCGGAAGCAAAGCAAGCTTTACCGCTTCAGGCATATTGGAACTGATGGATCAGAAAGGGCTTCTCGTTCATTACAGCTTCGATGACGAGTTAGAGCCTAAGATTACAAACCACGGCTCAATGAAGACAGAGATGTACGGCGGAGTTAAGCAGGGAGTAAGCTTTGGCTCCGGCATTATGGGAACCGCCGGGGTTTTTAATTCAGATGCCCATCTAACAACAAAGAAAGGCATTGCCCCTGTAACCGGCTCTGAGCCGAGAACTGTTTCGGCTTGGATAAAGACAGCCAGCTCAGACCATATGACAATTGGAGGCTGGGGAGGCGCTAAAGGCGGAATTCAAGGTAAGTTCAATTTCGATTTGAACAACGGCAAAATCGGGCTCTCTGCCGAAAACACTCAAACTCGAGCAGCGGGCAGCCCGGACCTTGCAGACGGAAAGTGGCATCATGTTGCAGCGGCTTTCCCCGGAAGGCCTGAAGGAAAAGACAAATTCAAGGATTTGATATTCTACGTTGACGGCCAAAAGTATCCCGCTGCCACTAATTCTGAAGACATTCTGATGACAAGCGGCAGCGTGAACAATCTGTATGTTGGGAAAGCCGCAAGAGATCACGGGCCATATTTCGAGGGAAGTATCGACGAATTCGCTATCTGGGGCTCGAAGCTGAGCGACGGGAAGATTGAATCGCTATTTGCCGGCGCCGAAAGCGAGACGCTTGGCTACAATGCCTCTGATATGGAAAAGCTCTTTGATCTGTTCAATCAGAAGTCAGGTTCGGTATTCGTAAAGGGCAGAAGATGGCAGTGCGCCTCCGGGCTTTCCGGCAGCCCGGGAGATTTGGTAACTCATAACAGCGAGCCGGCCTTTGTGTTAGACCAGCAGGGCAACGGCGTTGTGGGCGAGATTACCGATATGATTACAATCCTCCAGCAGCCTGAAGATGCAGCGGGCATCGACGGAAAAGAGATTACTCTCAGCGTTTCTGCTGTTGGAGCCGAGCCGATTGAATATCAGTGGTATTATTCGCAAGACAGCGCACGCTCAGAAGACGACCAGCAGGCCGGCAGCGAAAGCACAATTGAGCTCGCCCTGAGCCAGCAGAATGAAGGCTTCTACTACTGCAAACTGCAAAACCCCGAAGGCTCTGCTTATACGGATATCGTAAGTGTGCGTCTTGCAAATAAGATGGCGCACTGGACGCTTGACAATGATTCTTCCGGGTTCGATGGAAGCAGCTATCTCGATATCAGCTCTTATGGAGAAAAAAGAGATGCCGTTGTGGAAGGGAGTGCTGATTTTGCAGATGGGGCATGCGCACAGCTCGGTCAGAGCGCATTTATCCAGAAAAACGATGGATACGCTTATGCAGGCCCTTGGAATCCGCTGGAGACAACCGGCAAAATGACAATGACTATGTGGCTCAAGTGGAAGGAAAACTTAGGCAACTGGCAGGTGGTTACAGGCAAGAAGGATTCAGACGGCGAGCTCTACAGGCTTTCAATCAAGCCCGATGAATCTCTCCTCAATCTCGGAAAATCAAGCGGGGCTAAGGTGTTTGCGCCAGGGCCTCTGCCCGAGGGTGAGTGGGTGTTTGTGGCGTTTACGCTTGATTCAACAGCCGCTGATCCGGTTGGTTCAATCTATATGATCACCGAAGATGAAGGGCTCAAGACAAGCTATTCTGAAACCTCCCTCGGAGTAAAAACAGATGCAGATTTCGGAGTGGGCTCTGTGAGAGCATCCTCAAGCTTTAACGGCTGGCTTGATGATGTGCGGGTGTATGATGATGTGTTAGACCAAAACAGCATAACCACCATATACTACCAGTCCTGCGGCAAGCCCGTATGCAATCCAGATTCTTTACTTTTCGATACGTCCGGCCCCAACGGGGAGCCGGATTGTATCGTAAATCTATACGACTATGCCAGCCTGTGCCTCAGCTGGCTGGACTGCTCCCTTCTTCCCTCAGAGGCCTGCAGCAACTGA
- a CDS encoding LamG-like jellyroll fold domain-containing protein, with the protein MRKTYGFIIMMSALCSFAMAAESSWTFVGWADPHYEAADLTGNNPAGTPAAEGYPEATQGCNGTSDLVEQHIADRISQMAAHNPEAVLIPGDLASYRFDSDWAKAAFAPGGTYEETIQNAADIYNGQWYYRFASQMPLVLIAVGDHEIGDNNWNVGQPISYLVDDFRLSLAQTFNMDESGNFRFDEKIGSVSSRPLGTPYENTSYAKQVRNALFISVDVFRQDSPEKQLNIISGSVTADVSGSHLTWLENILNAAENESSIDHVFVFGHTPVLEPVRKWVSSGMMFDERGDSDFWAALRRCSKVRAYFAGEVHTETASKDTESDILQIVHSGYVKTDVYEDKIEFTNYRFQSTDAGSTEKYWSKNAVKSWDKKAAPEIMNGSIIADYSGSKANFTSSGILELMDQKGLLVHYSFDDELESKITNHGSMKTEMYGGVNKGVSFGSSVMGSAGVFKPESYLTTQKGIAPVTGSEPRTVSAWIKTTSSDHMTIGGWGGWIKGIQAKFNFDLIDGKIGISSVNKQTRAAGSPNLADGKWHHVAAAFPGRPAGKDKIKDLIFYVDGQKFSADSNSEDILITNSSVNNLYVGSSARNRGPYFKGSIDEFAIWGSQLADGKVQSLWHGGKSEMLSYNASDMEKLFDLFNQSSSPVFIKGRRWQSVSGLSGSKVGELVKLHNGEIAFVLDKQGNGVVGEIVDMTCM; encoded by the coding sequence ATGAGGAAAACTTACGGCTTTATAATTATGATGTCAGCTTTATGTTCATTCGCAATGGCTGCTGAAAGCAGTTGGACATTCGTAGGCTGGGCGGATCCGCATTATGAAGCAGCAGACCTTACTGGAAATAATCCCGCAGGCACGCCGGCAGCAGAAGGCTATCCAGAAGCCACCCAAGGCTGCAACGGCACATCTGATTTGGTGGAGCAGCATATTGCAGACAGGATCTCGCAGATGGCAGCTCATAATCCCGAAGCCGTGCTTATCCCGGGAGACCTTGCGAGCTACCGCTTCGATTCAGATTGGGCAAAGGCTGCCTTCGCGCCCGGCGGAACATATGAAGAGACCATACAGAACGCTGCTGATATCTACAACGGCCAATGGTACTACCGCTTTGCCTCGCAGATGCCTCTGGTTTTAATAGCTGTGGGCGATCATGAAATTGGCGATAACAACTGGAATGTCGGCCAGCCGATTTCTTATCTTGTTGATGATTTTCGTCTCTCGCTTGCGCAGACGTTCAATATGGATGAATCCGGAAATTTCCGCTTTGATGAGAAGATTGGTTCAGTGAGCTCAAGGCCTTTAGGCACGCCCTACGAGAACACTTCCTATGCCAAGCAGGTTCGCAATGCCCTTTTCATTTCGGTTGATGTATTCCGGCAGGACTCGCCGGAAAAGCAGCTTAATATAATCTCAGGTTCGGTAACTGCAGACGTGAGCGGGTCGCACCTAACATGGCTGGAGAATATTTTGAATGCCGCTGAGAATGAGTCTTCTATTGATCACGTGTTTGTTTTCGGGCATACGCCAGTACTTGAGCCCGTGAGAAAATGGGTTTCAAGCGGTATGATGTTTGATGAACGGGGCGATTCAGATTTCTGGGCAGCGCTTCGCAGATGCAGCAAGGTTCGTGCATATTTCGCAGGCGAGGTGCATACAGAAACAGCTTCCAAGGATACTGAAAGCGATATCCTGCAAATCGTTCACTCGGGATATGTAAAGACTGATGTTTACGAAGATAAGATTGAGTTTACAAACTACCGCTTCCAGAGTACTGATGCCGGCTCCACCGAGAAGTACTGGTCTAAGAACGCAGTGAAAAGCTGGGATAAAAAGGCGGCTCCGGAAATTATGAACGGCTCTATAATCGCTGACTATTCCGGAAGCAAAGCAAACTTCACTTCTTCGGGCATATTGGAATTGATGGATCAAAAAGGGCTTCTCGTTCATTACAGCTTCGATGATGAGTTAGAATCCAAGATTACAAATCACGGCTCAATGAAGACAGAGATGTACGGCGGAGTTAATAAGGGTGTGAGCTTTGGCTCTTCTGTTATGGGAAGTGCCGGAGTGTTTAAGCCTGAGAGCTATTTAACAACGCAGAAGGGCATTGCCCCTGTAACCGGCTCTGAGCCGAGAACTGTTTCGGCTTGGATAAAGACAACCAGCTCAGACCATATGACAATTGGAGGCTGGGGAGGATGGATCAAAGGAATTCAAGCAAAGTTTAATTTCGACTTGATCGATGGGAAAATCGGAATATCCTCCGTAAACAAACAAACCCGCGCAGCAGGCAGTCCAAACCTTGCAGACGGAAAGTGGCATCATGTTGCTGCGGCTTTCCCCGGAAGGCCAGCTGGCAAAGACAAAATCAAGGACTTGATTTTTTACGTTGACGGCCAAAAGTTTTCCGCTGACTCTAACTCGGAAGATATTCTGATAACAAATTCGAGTGTGAACAATCTGTATGTAGGCAGTTCCGCCAGAAATCGCGGGCCATATTTTAAAGGGAGCATAGATGAATTTGCCATCTGGGGCTCACAGCTCGCTGATGGAAAGGTACAATCGCTCTGGCATGGCGGAAAAAGCGAAATGCTTAGCTACAACGCTTCTGATATGGAAAAGCTCTTTGATCTGTTCAATCAGAGTTCCAGCCCAGTATTCATAAAGGGCAGGAGATGGCAGAGCGTCTCCGGGCTTTCCGGCAGCAAGGTCGGAGAGCTTGTAAAGCTGCATAACGGCGAGATCGCTTTCGTTTTAGACAAACAGGGCAATGGCGTTGTGGGCGAGATTGTTGATATGACTTGCATGTAG